The following nucleotide sequence is from Mangifera indica cultivar Alphonso chromosome 17, CATAS_Mindica_2.1, whole genome shotgun sequence.
TGATTGGGATAGAAAGCATGGAATTGATGTTTGGATTGAAGAACTTTGGTAAATTGACTTCCACTTAAGATAGAATTATGCTTTGAATGTTTAAAAGGGATGATAAATGTTTCACAATAATTGTAAGTTCCTTTTGTGTATGTGTGGTAAGAAGAGCAGAATGACCATATTCTCTTCCACGTGACCCCTTTTTCTAGAAGTTACTTCGTTAATTATTTGACATATggtgtaatataaatttttcttaatgctaattattatataactataaTGCTTTGAAGTTATCCAAATCAATCATGTCTGAAGAGGGCAAGAAGCTTGGTCTGATCGATGCTATTGTGGCTTCTGAAGAATTGCTGAAAGTATCTCGTTTATGGGCTTTAGACATCGCAGCAAGGCGCAAACCATGGATACGTACCCTTCACAGGACAGACAAGATTGGTTCTCTTGCTGAAGCAAGAGAGGTGCTGAAAACTGCAAGACAACAAGCCAAGAAGACTGCCCCAAATATGCCTCAGCACCATGTTTGTCTTGATGTGATGGAGGAGGGTGTCATTCATGGAGGGTACAGTGGGGTTCTAAAGGTATCTTTTTATTACAGAAATTACTGATTTTATGCATAAGATTATGCCTGCCCTATGTAAATTTTAGGTGTCTATAATGTTGCCCATTTACTGTTCTTTTTCTCTGCAATGATTTTTTATTGCCTATCAGGTTTTATGCATTCACTGATTTTATAAGAAGTTTGAGTTATTGAACTTGACCTATTTGCATTCATGATCATGTTTGTTTTCATACAAATTTCTTTCTGATTGATTTATAAGAGATGGATTGCAATTTATTCACATATGCAAATATGAATCTGTTGTTTCAGGAGGCCAGAGTTTTCAAGGATTTAGTCTTGTCAGACACTTCAAAAGGTCTTGTACATGTCTTTTTTGCACAACGGGCAACCTCAAAGGTAGAATTTATATTTGGAGTACTTCAAACACTCAAGcctttttctgttttgtttcttttctccACATGGGTGATTGATTTATATGGATGGTGAACATATGTGTTTGCATGGTTAGTATTGcctgataattatttattttctgcCTATGACTGGTTTGCTTTCTATGCTATGTTGTATTTCACTTTCATTTGGATatggaattttagttttaagtttaaaatgacTTGGAAAATTTAGCTGTTATATTGCAGTTGTGTGAAGGTAGGATGCAAGGAGGTTTTTGGTTTCAGTGGTGTTGCCTAAATACGTATTTTATCACAATTTGTTTTTAGAGCACTTATTTAATTTTGGCTGTTCAATCAATGCCTTCTATTTGGTCCCTTCTCACCCAAGATCTATGTTTCAGCATCTGTTGAAGGAGCTATTACTTCAAGTAACCTTTAATGCTTTTCTATGGAGCtgaatttttatgttattgtgTATATTACCTGTCATTATGATCGTTTCATATGGTAACATCGAACTTTTGAAAGTAAAATATCTCATTCTTTCTTGTTCTTATCTTGAATAGTTTGGACACTAAATTAATCAATACAGTTCTAGTTTTGAAAGGCATTTATTTGGAGAGGGCTGATTGGACTTCTTATTTACAGTTTAAGAAAGAGTATGCTTCAACCTCTTCATTAGTATGCTCCTTAACTTTTGACTTCTACAGGTGCCTAACGTTTCAGATGTTGGACTCAAACCAAGGGTTGTGAAGAAAGTTGCTGTTATTGGTGGAGGTCTTATGGGTTCTGGCATAGCTACTGCTATTATCCTGAGCAACATGCATGTTGTTCTCAAGGAAGTTAACTCTGAATATCTTCTGCAGGGGATAAAAAGAATAGAAGGTGGGTTTTATTTCCTTTACAAGATAGTTGAGATTGACATGGAATTTCTCTTATAATCACATCAAACCTTTATTTGGAAAAGGAATATTCATATGAGAATTTAATAAGTTAACTGTTGCCTTATATTGATTACAGAAGTTAATAAAGTTAAAGCCTCAAGGTTGAGTCACTATAATCCTTGGTGGCTGTAGATTGGTATTTGATTTTCCAGTTCTAATGATTTAGAATCAGTGTGACCTGCCACATAACCTACACGTGGGTATTGGCTGTAAATAACAAGGTCAAGTATTCTCTGCCATTAAAACAACTTGGCAATTTATGGTAGTTTGCTAATCGCTGTACTATTATTAACATGGTATGATAACACAAAACCAAGTTCTGTGGCCTGTCTTTTGCATCACTCGTTTACTAAAGAGAATGGAAGGTGATGATAGTTAAGTCTTGGTTTATGACAGCAGAATGAGGGTTCTGTTTAGTTATTCATATAATTGTCTATCCATATTCATTTCCAATATGTCGACAATCCATCTTTTTCACAttagaaaaattctttttttttttttattgtgtcaGCAAATGTTCGAGCCTTGGTAACAAGGGGGAAGTTGACAGAGGATAAAGCAAACAAAGCCCTTTCAAAGCTTAAAGGTGTATTGGATTACTCAGAATTTAAAGATGTCGATATGGTCATAGAGGTGTGCTGACTTAATTTTCTAATCATGTGAAATTTGGAAATTCAGTTTGCCAAACTGTTGATTGCTACAGTTTTGTCCAATATATGGGGTTGGACAGATTGATATGCTTGtcatgatattaattttgtttatcatGTATGCTCATGTTTTCTTTTCCACCGCATTTAACTTGTAGATATTGAaggatattataaataaattatgcttatataAGTGAATCTAACTGTTATATATCACGTGGTCGTTTCCATTTGCAGGCAGTCATAGAAAGTATTCCtctgaaacaaaaaatatttagtgAAATTGAGAAAGCCTGCCCTCCTCACTGTATTTTGGCAACAAATACTTCTTCTATTAGCCTGAACATCGTCGGAGAGAAGACCAGTTCTCAGGATCGTATTATAGGGGCACACTTTTTcaggttatttttaatttttctattctcTCTGataatcttcaaatattttgcTATTATAACTGCTTATATTCTTTTGAATGATTATTTGACATCTCCATATTTTTTCTGCTATCGTCATTTATAGTGGTAGCCTGATTGATTCACACTTTCTTGCTTCCATGATGGTTTACCCACATGACTCAGTTATCATTTAGAATTtggtttttgcaaaattttctttctcccTTTTGATTTATTACCAAGAatgtattttgaatataaatgttttttaattgttcaattctctctttatttcttttttctcttggGAAACTAGTAAATAATATGTCTCCGTTTTTTATGGGAAACCCTTTTTTGGCAGACTTATAACATGCTGATATTAACAAAGGGAATATGCACAGGCCAGAAAGAGCTTGGATAAATTTAAGACGATTTTTTAAGACATATCATTCAGCATATAATGCTTACAGTTGTTTGTCAgtgaagaaaatttaattttgttgttatgaGTTATCCCATGTTTTATTTTACTCTAGAAGCTGGAATCTGACTGGCTCCTATATGAACAGTCCTGCCCATGTGATGCCTCTTCTGGAAATTGTACGAACAGAGAAAACATCTGCGCAAGCAATTCTTGATCTCATGGCTCTTGGAAAGAGCATAAAGAAAGTTCCTGTTGTGGTGGGCAACTGCACTGGCTTTGCAGTCAACCGAACATTTTTTCCGTATACACAAGGCGCATATATTCTGGTCAGTTTAGGCGTGGATGTGTTCAGAATTGACAAGGCAATCAGCAGTTTTGGCCTCCCTATTGGCCCTTTCATGTAAATCTTCTTCACTTAGCATTTGAGTTATTGCTTATTAGTATCTTGCATGCTCTAAAGCCTGTGTTTTCcacttttaaagtttttgctgaagaaaaataatatggtACAAGAGCATTTCAAATGGCATGGAATTATCTTGTGACTTACATGTTACTAGTAGAATAATGATGATGTAATAAGCCTCAAAACAAGGCTGAAAAAAATCTTCTAAGAGCTTTGATGAGTGTTCAGGAttcaaattgtttctttaatcGTATTCTTCCCTGTGTCTGTATGAAGATGGAGATGTTATTATGCCATGTATGTAGGTTCACACATTTAAAAGGGTATTGTATTGATGTTTTTGAATTATGCTTTCCCTGGGTATACTTTTCAGGCTTCAGGATGTAGCAGGATATGGAGTAGGTGCTGCAGTTGGGAAAATATTTGTCGAAGCCTTCCCTGATCGCACATTTAAAAGTCCTTTGGTTGACCTTTTGGTGAAAAATGGACGAAATGGTACTGTgggattttatatatatccattttgtatcttcttcttcttattatttttttttagctGTTGCTGATGCTGTGTCAAGTTTGTAATTTGGGAGCTATCTGCACTTTGGTTGGTTTGTTTAGGTAAAAACAATGGAAAGGGATACTACATTTATGAAAAGGGAAGCAAGCCTAGACCAGATCCTTCCGTTCTACCAATTATTAATGAGAGTAGAAAACTAACCAATATTATGCCTGGGGGAAAGGTAAGTCACTTCATATGAAAATTAACAAGCTAGTGGCAGCTAACTGTATTAATTGATCGAGTTGATGTTATGATCCAACTAGCAGACCTTGTAACTTGCACTTATTAGACAAGTAACAAGTGTATTTTGAGTTGAAGAATAGCTGATTCATTGTTGTTGGTTTTGATCTGGCAGCCTATATCAGTTACTGACAAAGAAATTGTGGAGATGATATTTTTTCCAGTGGTGAATGAGGCATGTCGTGTTCTTGAAGAAGGAATACTAGTTCGAGCATCTGATCTTGACATTGCATCAGTTCTTGGAATGAGTTTCCCATCTTACCGGTGAGCATCTACCTTTTAATTTGGACAGATCAAATGTTTGTTGTAACCATAAATTTGGTGGGACTCAATTACTATTTCTTGTCTGCCAGAGGTGGTATTGTTTTCTGGGCTGATACAGTTGGagcaaaacatatatatacaagtcTAAAGAAATGGTCGGAAATGTATGGGAACTTTTATAAACCATCAAGGTTCTTGGAAGAAAGAGCAATCAAAGGCATTCCATTGGTGAGACCTCTGTTCCATCTCACTCTTTCTCCTCCTAAGTTGACCTTTAATTCACAGACCttccctttcttctttcttttttttttttttttttttttttttgccttttaaaTTATTTGCAACCTTCCCCAAGGCATCACACTtggcaaaaaataaaaaataaaaagtaaatagataaactaactgtttttttatttcttaccATGCAGAGTGCACCAGTGTCATCCTCTCCTACATCAAAGTCTCGTCTCTAggcaataaatttaatttatggtTGTTCAGGAATTGTGATGGAGGAAAAATAAGTGGGTTTCCTGTGCTCAGAATGCCCAGGTAGAAATAAAAGTGTGTCATTCTATTTTTCGTACTGTAGAATTGTGGCATCGTTGAATCAGTTTGAGTAGTTTGTTTGGCATCCTTATCTTTGTAGCAACTATCTTGTTAAAGATATCCGTCTCCTTGTAAAAAAATTGGAcaataaacatgaaaaataaaaaaagacccCGTaacttaacaaaaataaatgaaataataaaattttcaaaaagaaaatttgagttcaaatcttGCCACTCAGTACATTTGATTATTGTATTCTAAATTTACACTTCAAACAATATGGGTGGATCcccaattaccaaaaataaaaacaaaaatattgcaACAGACTGGAATTAAGTTACGTATTCCAAGAAAAATTATGGAAAttgttctttctctttgttcCCCTTAATAGGGTAAATGGAGGATCAAGTAACTTCCTAGCATCTACAAGTACAATCTATAATGGCCATCGGTATGTAATATTGTAAATATCATTCATCTGCATGTTAGATTCCAATAATGgtggaagataaaattttgattttgaaaataatattaataacttaAGAAATAAATCAGATCACGGTAACTTCCAACAATGAGGCCCGATGAGGCCCGATGCTTTCTCGGGGACTGCATTGAGGAGGCCGGATTGAACAATGGTTTAGTATAACAGACATGGAGTGTATACCTCTGGCCGATCTGCAGTGTTAGTATCCTTTTTACATCTTGTTTTCTGTCTTAGTTTTAGTATCATTATCTCCAGGAAGAACTGCAATCCTCGGTAAATCGTGATTTGAGGTGGCAACTTTGGTAGTAACCATCTGAGATGTTTTGGCTGTAGGTGGACCAAATGATTTTGGAACACCATTGTTGACAGATGCCTGATGATTCCCCGTTTCTGTTCTTCCATTTGGTATGCCATTGCTCGGAGCATCTTTTTGATTCCCTAAATCAGTTCTGGCTAATGAGTACTTTGTTTCTGTAAAGAATAATGGAAAGGCATCGGTTAATTCCCTGCAAGTAAAGTGTCAGAAAACATGAAAGCACAAACAATGTACCTAAACTTGggcaaaaatgataaaatattactatgtgattaagagattttaaattaaaaataaattaatacctaatcatataatgaaaaGTTATCCTTTGTTCTCAAGtttgtacatattatttgtgtgcAAAGTACTACTTACAATATTTAGACCATGCTAAACTCCGATGCTAGTTATAATTAACCAACTCCACTACCTCCACAATCAAGAAGTTCCAGACCATACAATTGACCAGGAGAGAAAAAATGTGCTGGGcgatttttttaaaccaattgTGTAATTTCAGCCAGCCCTTGCAAtcacaaaaatttgaaaaaaaaaaagagagaataattttttttacgaaaaaaaaaaaaagagagaaaggagaaTGAGAAACTTGCCTTTTATTTCGCCAAAGGTGATAAGCCTATTAAGACAATCACGAAACTTCATTAAAACAATCCTTTCCTGCTCTGCATAAACCTCAGTTATGCCTTGTCCATAACACAACTGTGTAGATGAGTTGCAGCCATGTCCAGCTAGCCGACTAGGAGAAGAGGCTCCCATGAATGTTGTATCTTGTTCATCACACATTAATGCCAGAGTTCCTGGAGACATTGGCCTTCCCTTCAGCATATCAGCACTATCTGAATTGGAATCTTCTGGGCCAACTTTATCAGCCTGGTTTGCACTTGAACAATCATCAGTCACAGTTCTCCCAACATCTGAATCTTTCTCGGTTTTTATCCTGTCTTGAGTTGATGCAGCGAAGCGAGTTGATGTTTGATCTTCAGCCTGCTTTTCTGTTGCATCTCTTTGGTCTAGAAGAATTCAAAGTTGACAAAAAAAAGtctattaacaaatatattcaaaagGTATCTACAGAAACTTATGCACATGCAGGACTATTATCCTGAGTCAACGGTTCAACATTTTAGATGTGAGTAGATATTGGAAAACATTAATTCCTTCAATAGACCAAAACATGCCAGATCTGGGACAAGAGAACCTGCTAAACTGAATTACAATACCCAGACTCAATGAGAATGGAGCAAAAATCCTTTACATCTCCGGTTAAATCCTCCAAGCACGTAGCAAGAAATCATATACATAGccaccgaaaaaaaaaaaaaaaacgaaacaaACAACCTGCTACTCAAAGAAAAatgagttcaaataaaaaaatcaactgaACAATTCTTTTATGTGCTTTATGTGCAGACAAGGGAAAGAAATGCCTTCAAAACAGGTCTAAaattcaaaagattttaaaacaGGTCAAATATAAGATTGCACTGTCCTTGTTGCATTAAAGATCTAATTATGTATTAGTTTAATACAACTGTGAGATGATAACTTTTAAGAGTTTTGCACAGATTACCTTCAAGTGCCTTTGCACCTTCTTCTGATACAACCACCAAAACTGAGCAAAGTTCCTTCAAATCCTGTGGTTGGATAATGTCTGCTAAGAGAGACCTTGAACCATAACATACATATAAGCTTTGATAACAAGCATGTTAAAGATATCTTTGTTCCAAAGAAACATAGATATACCTATATGTAATTTTCGATGGGCCTATTGCTGCAGTGTTACCAGCACGGGTGACAGGAATAGAAGATAAGGTTGAGGACACAGATGCTCGAATATGGTTTGcctaaaagtaaaaaaagagaaaatgcaGCTTATATTACCATTATTAGCTTAGAAATCACTGCCTGAAAAAAAACCCATGAGTATTCTATCTTAAGCAACACAAATCAGCACAAAATGACATTAACAGACTTGAGATCCGTACACAACATTTTAGCAATAGGAACATTCGATAATTTTCTACAAAAACAGTCCAAGTAAACTAAGTAATATATGCCAATATAAAAGCTACCTGTTGAAAATGTCCAAGCCTGTGCATTGATAGATCCTTGGCTGTTGACTCAAAGAAGAGATCCTggccttttctctttttagctACAGGTGGAGATGCATAGCCAGACGAACCAATAGCCCCAGTTATGGCAGCATTTGCTGCCTGCTGAATGTACACCATGTTGTTGGAATGATCTCCATGAAAGAGAGCTTGTCTCTCTTCACTTCCTTCAAAGTTCTTGCAGTCCATACATTTACAGTTTTCAGAGCAGAGAATGTTAGCTTGAAAGCATTCACAGTACTTTTTAAGACACCCTGATTTCTTGCAGTGGCATCCCTTGTTGTGCTTTCCCAGCATTAAAACTTCCCCTGTTTCCTCCTATAATGATTTGAATAGGTCCTTATATTTATCAACAACAGCAAGAAAATAGTGCACATGCTAATAGCAATGGTGCATGAAGCTGAACGCAAGCCAAACAAATACAAACCATCTATATATAGAATAATAATGCACTTGCAAACATTTGCTTCAATAgaataatataacttttgaaCATAATAATACACCTTTTCTCCTTTCACTAAGCAAAACTATTTCAATGAAGATTTTCTGAGTTTGAACTAAAGTACAAATGATACAGAGTTCAGGGGTGTTATGTATAGCTGCTAGGCTGtgccacaaaaaaaaaaaaagcaatcaTGCCTAAACATGTTAAACAAAGgcctaaaaaatttgacaaCTTCATTGGATTAAACTAATTTAGACAATAAGCAATTAAAGCTTAATCAACATTACACAAACTACAAGGTGATCTCAGCATTTCATAAATGAGATTAATAGACAGTATTTCACAGAAAATTAGTACATAAAGTTGGCTCACATACCCTACTATCCTGTGTTCCATGTGGGCTGCTAGCTATTTTTGGCCTGAATGCATTTGGATTACGCTCTAAAGTGGCATCAACAGCTTCTCGCCTAGCAGCTTCATTTCCAACATTATTATGACAATTTACACAATTGCATCCATCACAATAAATTCCAGAGGCAAAGCACTCACAGTACCTGTTACATagaaatattatctaaatatcagTAAACAAAATTGCATCAAATAGGAAGCAACCATTTCTCTGCAGACAGTTCTTAGACAATTGACATTGGCAGGGAGACACAAACACCAAATACACAGACAAGTTAGCAATGAGATAATCTTTTTTCCTCTGGTAAGTAATAATATTCTTGCACATGAAAAGAACAAAACTGATGGGACAAACCTAGTACATGGAAAATATAACAAGGGACACAAGTCAATGAAATATACAAGAAACACATATAATCCTCGAGCTGAATAGCAAAAATGGTCTCAATTTCTCCTGATCTAACTCTAACCAATAACTAACTCAAGCCTCAGAAGAATTATTATACTTCAAATGTTTTCAAAAGGcgttaatatttcatttcataaaaaatggtTCAAAGAACTATATTATGAAATGAGTTTAAAAAGAAATAGCACAAAAAGATTCCTAAACTTACAGTCATTCCACCCCAACTGAACATTTCATGCTCACCTGATCATCTGATATGATTCAATAAACCCATAACTTGAGACAAAATGAATGGATATTGAATAACACATATACGCAAGACCACACAGACAGGTAAATGGGGAAGGATGGGAAAAATAGAAGTGCATTTTAGTACCTCAACAGTAAATCTGTAAGAAACTATACTTTTGTTTTCATGGAAATAAATCATTACCTAATAAGTTAATTTATTCCATTTAAGGACCTCTAAAGTTTCACATAAACATCTAACGTCTTGAACAGGAGGAGAAAAAAGGGACAAACAAATACCCTGCTTTGATCACCAAAAATTCATGACAAAACAGCAACGTCAACCAATGACTCAAAAAGCAAAATTGGACCACAGCTCCAAATCAAACGGGGAAGAGTAGCAATTTAAAAGCAGTttccataaaatatatatacacccATCAATGATGCTCCTTCATATACAAAATGCACTGAGAGGTGAGATACTCACAACTTCAAGCAACGTGAATGTTTACAGTTACACTGCTTTTGCTTCTTTGGAGTACTCTCTTTGACATCAACATTGGGTCTTGGTCTTGATTTTGGGGATTCGGGTCTTCTGGAGAAAGAAAAAGTACTGTTAAACAAAATTGATGCATGTACTTCAAACTTCCATATAAAGTTTTGCCACAATTCCATATTTGTACAGTAATTTTGCGTTGGAAATTTTAGGTTCGTGATATATATTCGCTAACAAATTAAAAGCAATGATAActtctttaaaattaactagCGCCAACCATAGAGGAAATCAGTTGAGATTCAACAAGTAAATTCAACAGTACAAACCTCACTCAAATCTACcattcaatttcaatataaCCCAAAAAGAAGAAACTCAAAAAATTGAGAGGATAAATGAAGAAATTTGTAAAGTGTAGAATGAACTAAGTAACAACTGAAAGAGAGCAGTCAAACCTAACCTCTCACAACATAACACTGAGAAGAAGCAGATAGTACAAATAATCAGAAAGCTCATACTCCAAATAACCAATTTTGAtaaaagattttcaaaactTACACAACCCTCACTGCTGGCTGAGTGGTAAGCGTGGAAGGTGGCACAGGTGGCGCAACAGTTTCCGGCTGCGGTTGAGTAATCGGCGTCACGGCTTGCGGCTGTGGATGCTCAGGCAAAACCACAGTTCCAAAACCGGCGGTGAAATCGAGCTGTCTAGCGAGCTTCTTTGTCGGAAAATCACCGGCGCCGCCTTGCGTATCCGATTGCACTTTTTTTGGAGGGAATTCGCCTCCCTCACCCTCCCccattaaattttcaaaaaaatcactttttatttattaaaaagaaccAATCTTTTGAAGCTCAATCCAACAATCACACTCCAATCAACCCACAAATTTCACAAAATCAACACTTATTAACGAAATTTCAGATCCAAAAACCAATTCGACACCTGTTCGATATCAGATTACAAACAGAATATGTAACTGCTCAGCTCGGTATTGCCACCGATGATTtcctttaaaacaaaaaatatatgaaatcgGGAGCAACTCGATGCGCGTAAACGGAGTGAAAGAGAGACACCGTAGAGGAAAAACTGTAGAGAGATGGAATTCGGTACAGTGATTGCTgtgaaaaaaggaaaaggaaggaACCAAGAAGAGCTAAAGGTATTAGTTGTTGTTCTGTCTCCCCTCCCTCTCTTCTGAgatgttttgaaatttcaatttttgtgtataTTGAAGGGTGAGATTCGCTTCTTTTTTTAATCGGACGGTGTatctttgaaagaaaatatcataCGGTGGAAATTCATAGGAATGTGCTGTGGTGAGTTGCTGACCGTCGAAATACATGAATGATTTACCGAAGTTATTCGCGTTAACAGGGGAAATCTACAGTGTCTCAAGTGTACAGAAAGTGGGAAATCTAGTAGAGTTTATCGATAATGTGTTGGGACGGGAGACCTTGATTTTAGGTCAAAAgataattcccacccaagggttAACAACTTTTAAACCCATAgagtttcaaaaatttcaatacttatttataaattattaaatttaacaaaaatagttagttataaagaataaaattatgcgaTAAAGAGAcgaaaaaaatttatcttcattTGATTGATAAATTGATATCGAACAAATTTTTTGATGTCGATCTATCGATCGAATAAAGATGAATTCTCTTCattcaattgaaaaaacaaagacaATGAATCATCTATCTCTTTATCGGacaaaaatagttaattttcatccaataaaactattattgtGAAAGGTTATCTAcgagagaagaagatggtgagaAGGTAAGTCAACTGATGGTAGAAATAGACTTTGATcacaagagaaagaagaaaaaactttaaggagaaaagtaaaattttcaaacttttggatgGGGgaaaagttgttagttttttaaactaagaaagaaaaatgatataaacttataagattttagagtttagtgataaaataatgattttgcacTATATAACTAAtggttttgattaaatttaacaacCAATAGGggggtgtttagattttttaaacctaCCAATATACATTTGgaaatacactaaaccttgggtgggaataagtcttttggctttgtttttaatcacaataaaacacacacacatatatatgaccaaatttcaaatttaattacaaaaatccCTCAGGCCAACCTTTTAAAAGCCCTATGTTGGTCACAAAACAAAAACCGAATTGGTtcatataacttttaaaaatctcattttctccttttctcACTCACATTTGAAcattgtaatataaaataaagaaagaaagtttgTTACATCTAACTATTTAtacaaatgattaatttttagttttatttatataatgataattgaTTTTCTAAATTAGAATTGCATTTCTTAAACACGTGTGATTGGAGGAATATGTGTGACATGTGGGGTCTTATTGACATTTTACAATACACAGTTCGTGGGGTTTCACTATTTTATTGCATGGAACCTTAGTGATTTTTTACTATGCAAAACGTATAGGAAGGCTTATTAATATTacactataataaaaatatgtgtataattttatacataaataataacatattatcatataattaaataatattttatatttaatttttaattgtttaatcatataataatatataattatttatacatacaaattatatatataatactatttttataCTATGCATGATTGCTATGTTGGGGGTCAGGGGGGTGTAATATTTTACGGCGTCGGGCCCTTTCCGGTGCCATTAAACGTATCAATTTACCCCACCACCCATTACTCATGTCTATGGCAAATTTCCCTTAACCCTCCACTCTCACCTGCTTCCACCATATGTGACGGTGGAAGCAAATCACACATGGTGAAAATCTGATTTTCATGTCCAATTTAACCATTAATTGATTCTAACCAGCAAAAATGTTCACAAAacttaacccaaaaaaatataaactgaaaggtttaa
It contains:
- the LOC123200342 gene encoding peroxisomal fatty acid beta-oxidation multifunctional protein AIM1, whose product is MAQPRVTIDVGNDGVAVITISNPPVNAVAIPIIIGLKEKFDEATRREDVKAIVLTGKGGRFSGGFDINVFEKVHKTGDVSHLPDVSVDLVVNTIEDCRKPVVAAMEGLALGGGLELAMGCHARIAVPKVQLGLPELTLGVIPGFGGTQRLPRLVGLPKAVEMMLLSKSIMSEEGKKLGLIDAIVASEELLKVSRLWALDIAARRKPWIRTLHRTDKIGSLAEAREVLKTARQQAKKTAPNMPQHHVCLDVMEEGVIHGGYSGVLKEARVFKDLVLSDTSKGLVHVFFAQRATSKVPNVSDVGLKPRVVKKVAVIGGGLMGSGIATAIILSNMHVVLKEVNSEYLLQGIKRIEANVRALVTRGKLTEDKANKALSKLKGVLDYSEFKDVDMVIEAVIESIPLKQKIFSEIEKACPPHCILATNTSSISLNIVGEKTSSQDRIIGAHFFSPAHVMPLLEIVRTEKTSAQAILDLMALGKSIKKVPVVVGNCTGFAVNRTFFPYTQGAYILVSLGVDVFRIDKAISSFGLPIGPFMLQDVAGYGVGAAVGKIFVEAFPDRTFKSPLVDLLVKNGRNGKNNGKGYYIYEKGSKPRPDPSVLPIINESRKLTNIMPGGKPISVTDKEIVEMIFFPVVNEACRVLEEGILVRASDLDIASVLGMSFPSYRGGIVFWADTVGAKHIYTSLKKWSEMYGNFYKPSRFLEERAIKGIPLSAPVSSSPTSKSRL
- the LOC123200343 gene encoding protein tesmin/TSO1-like CXC 5, producing MGEGEGGEFPPKKVQSDTQGGAGDFPTKKLARQLDFTAGFGTVVLPEHPQPQAVTPITQPQPETVAPPVPPSTLTTQPAVRVVRPESPKSRPRPNVDVKESTPKKQKQCNCKHSRCLKLYCECFASGIYCDGCNCVNCHNNVGNEAARREAVDATLERNPNAFRPKIASSPHGTQDSREETGEVLMLGKHNKGCHCKKSGCLKKYCECFQANILCSENCKCMDCKNFEGSEERQALFHGDHSNNMVYIQQAANAAITGAIGSSGYASPPVAKKRKGQDLFFESTAKDLSMHRLGHFQQANHIRASVSSTLSSIPVTRAGNTAAIGPSKITYRSLLADIIQPQDLKELCSVLVVVSEEGAKALEDQRDATEKQAEDQTSTRFAASTQDRIKTEKDSDVGRTVTDDCSSANQADKVGPEDSNSDSADMLKGRPMSPGTLALMCDEQDTTFMGASSPSRLAGHGCNSSTQLCYGQGITEVYAEQERIVLMKFRDCLNRLITFGEIKETKYSLARTDLGNQKDAPSNGIPNGRTETGNHQASVNNGVPKSFGPPTAKTSQMVTTKVATSNHDLPRIAVLPGDNDTKTKTENKM